In Aegilops tauschii subsp. strangulata cultivar AL8/78 chromosome 3, Aet v6.0, whole genome shotgun sequence, one genomic interval encodes:
- the LOC141020717 gene encoding uncharacterized protein: MVLGMYPHSPTGEYRLLLYPCPRSMLDEPAPDAQDGAHVFALGSGQPPRHIGCLEAKEAMCSPGIMVFDTIAESFRLMCCPIVPGYADLFEKGGILGMSGLNDEETSVEIWVMRDYEGEVWSLKYRVELPVAEIRVQFGKFEHHWEVVATSWDDDVILLVKSDDWLLQVDMNGQLLTMK, from the exons ATGGTCTTGGGGATGTACCCGCACAGCCCTACCGGCGAGTACCgactgctgctgtatccatgcCCAAGGTCGATGCTTGATGAACCGGCACCTGATGCTCAAGATGGCGCTCATGTCTTCGCATTAGGCTCCGGCCAGCCGCCGAGGCATATAGGATGCCTCGAAGCGAAGGAAGCCATGTGCAGCCCCGG GATAATGGTATTTGACACCATTGCTGAGTCATTCCGGCTGATGTGCTGTCCGATTGTTCCTGGCTATGCCGATCTGTTTGAGAAGGGTGGCATCCTTGGCATGTCCGGTCTTAATGATGAAGAGACAAGCGTTGAAATCTGGGTGATGCGGGACTACGAAGGTGAGGTCTGGTCCTTAAAATACCGGGTGGAATTGCCGGTTGCAGAGATCAGGGTGCAATTTGGGAAGTTTGAACATCATTGGGAGGTGGTTGCCACGTCTTGGGACGATGATGTGATTCTGCTGGTCAAATCTGATGATTGGCTACTTCAGGTTGATATGAATGGCCAGTTG CTGACGATGAAATGA